GCTCGGTTTGCAATCTTCAATCCGGCTCAAAAGTGCCTCGGGAGAAAACCCTCCGAATACTACGGAATGAACGGCACCGATCCGAGTACAAGCCAAAGCGGAGATGGCAAGTTCCGGAATCATCGGAAGGTAAATGAGAACTCTATCTCCTTTTTTAACTTTTAAGTTTTTTAGAATATTTGCGAGTTTATTGACTTCGCGATAAAGATCGTGATAGGTGAAGACTTTTGATTCTTCAGGATTGTCCCCTTCCCAGATGATCGCCGCTTTGTTTTTATGAGGGGAATCCAAATGACGATCCAAACAATTATAAGATACGTTTAATTTCCCGCCTTCAAACCATTTGACTTTTGCATTTTTAAAATCATGGCTTAGAACTTTCTTCCACTTCTTAAACCATGTTAGACGGTCTGCCTGTTCCGCCCAAAACTTTTCAGGCTTTTCGATGGATTGTTTGTATAACTTTTTGTAATCTTTTAAATTGATGTTTGTCTGTTTGACAAATTCTTTATTCGGTGGAACAACTCTTTCCTTAGCCATCTCTTCCCTCTCAGGGGAAAATTAAACAACAGGATGGAAGAGTTGTCCAGAAAGTTTCGAAACTTTCGTAATGATAAATGTTATTGAATCCTCTTAGTGCGATCCGGTTCGGATCAGATCCAAAAATTCGCTTCGAGTGGTAGGATCGGATTTGAAAAGCCCTAAAAGACTGGACGTGAACAACTCCGAATTTTGTTTTTCCACACCCCTCATCATCATACAAAGATGTTTGGCTTTGATAACAACCCCTACACCCAAAGGATCCAAAGTCTCTTGGATCGCCTGTGCAATTTGATCCGTGAGTCTTTCCTGAACCTGAAGTCTTCGGGCAAATACATCTACAATGCGCGGGATTTTACTGATTCCTATGATTTTTTTATTCGGAATATAGGCGACATGAGCGCGACCGTAGAAAGGAAGAAGATGATGTTCGCATAAAGAATACATTTCAATGTCCCGAACGAGAACCATGCCTGTGGTATTTTCTTCGAAGATGGCGCCGTTTACAAGGGAATCAAGATCGGCTTTATAACCGCTTGTTAAAAATTCATAAGCCTTTTTTACACGACTAGGAGTTTTGAGAAGTCCTTCCCGACCCGGGTCTTCGCCGATTTGTTTGATGATTCCCTCGATTAAATCTTCCATTCGTGTTTCCCTTTCCAGAAATAGTATTGCTCGCCTGCTCTGATTCTAAAATCTGAATTCAGAGAAATTACTATCAATTTGACTAGTTTTATTCAGAATTAGATAGGCACATTTCCTTTTTTCAAATTCTTTAGGACATAATCTAATAATACGATGCCTATCAAAGTCGGCTTTGACGCGAGGATGATTGAAAATTCCGGAATCGGAATTCGCATTCAGCATATTTTAAAGTTTTGGCCCCTTTCGGAAAAAGAGGTCGAATTACATGTATTTGGTGATCCAAGTCTTCTTTCCAAACATGACTTACCTTCCCATTCCAAAATCATTCCCTATACTGCAAAAATATATTCCGTAAGAGAATGGTTAGGCCATCCTTCCATGAAAAAAATGGACATTCTGGATATCCCTCATTTCAATGTGCCGATTTTTCACATACGCAAATGCATTGTTACCATTCACGATTTGATCCCGTATCATTTCAAAGCGGCACATAGTTCTCTCGTCAAAAGAATCTACATGCAGTTTATTTTTCGTTGGATCAAGTGGTTTGCTCACAAGATCATCGCAGTATCCGAATTTACAAAACAAGATCTGATCCGGGAATTTCATTACCAAACATCCCGGATCTCCGTAATTTATAACGGAATCGATACAGAAACTTTCTCCAAAAGAAAACCGGCTGAACTATCTTCCTTTCAAACGAAATACAAATTGCCAAAAGATTATATTTTTACGGTAGGAATAGGAAAGGCACATAAAAACTTTCCTTTTTTATTGGAAACTTTGGAAGAAATGTGGCAGGACAAATCCCTGAAATCACCTTTGGTGATCGGCGGTATCAGTAAAAAAATTCCGGACGAACTTTTGGAATTTCAAAAAAAACATAAAACTCTGATTTATTTTCTCCCTCATTTACCTTACGATAAACTACCATTAGTCTATCAATCTGCGAAATTATTCATATATCCTTCTATGTATGAAGGATTCGGGTTTCCCGTTTTGGAAGCACAAACTTCGGGAACTCCTGTATTATCTTCTTCTGCAAGCGTTTTGCCTGAAATTTTAAAAGATACGGC
The nucleotide sequence above comes from Leptospira kobayashii. Encoded proteins:
- the folE gene encoding GTP cyclohydrolase I FolE, which codes for MEDLIEGIIKQIGEDPGREGLLKTPSRVKKAYEFLTSGYKADLDSLVNGAIFEENTTGMVLVRDIEMYSLCEHHLLPFYGRAHVAYIPNKKIIGISKIPRIVDVFARRLQVQERLTDQIAQAIQETLDPLGVGVVIKAKHLCMMMRGVEKQNSELFTSSLLGLFKSDPTTRSEFLDLIRTGSH
- a CDS encoding glycosyltransferase family 4 protein translates to MPIKVGFDARMIENSGIGIRIQHILKFWPLSEKEVELHVFGDPSLLSKHDLPSHSKIIPYTAKIYSVREWLGHPSMKKMDILDIPHFNVPIFHIRKCIVTIHDLIPYHFKAAHSSLVKRIYMQFIFRWIKWFAHKIIAVSEFTKQDLIREFHYQTSRISVIYNGIDTETFSKRKPAELSSFQTKYKLPKDYIFTVGIGKAHKNFPFLLETLEEMWQDKSLKSPLVIGGISKKIPDELLEFQKKHKTLIYFLPHLPYDKLPLVYQSAKLFIYPSMYEGFGFPVLEAQTSGTPVLSSSASVLPEILKDTAEYFDPSDKNDLKIKLSEILKNQKKQKQLTKLGETNSKRFPWKNAIENLNSLYQSEIEGFAENG